One Nitrospira sp. DNA window includes the following coding sequences:
- a CDS encoding Bis(5'-nucleosyl)-tetraphosphatase, symmetrical: protein MATYAIGDVQGCYASLQQLIRTIRFNPRQDRLWFVGDLVNRGPDSLQVLRYIKGLGSAAVTVLGNHDLFLLAVAAGLSNLRRSDTLTQVLEAPDRDELIAWLRRQPLLYREGAFVLVHAGLLPQWTVEEAQQLAEEAETALRGEQWAAMLKALLTSGHVQWASDLVGPTRFAGITKVLTRLRTCSSDGVMESSFSGPPELAPEGFQPWFEIPARKHASATIVCGHWAALGLCLTANLLALDSGCVYGGRLTAVRLEGREVFQVSCRESMGQGTGVND, encoded by the coding sequence ATGGCGACCTACGCGATCGGCGATGTGCAAGGCTGTTATGCCTCGCTCCAGCAGCTCATCCGAACGATTCGATTCAATCCCCGACAGGATCGCCTCTGGTTCGTGGGGGACCTCGTCAACCGCGGACCAGACTCGCTCCAGGTCCTCCGCTACATCAAGGGGCTCGGTTCGGCTGCCGTCACGGTCCTGGGCAACCACGACCTGTTCCTCCTTGCCGTTGCAGCCGGTCTGAGCAACCTCCGTCGCAGCGACACCCTGACGCAGGTTCTAGAGGCTCCGGACCGAGACGAACTCATCGCCTGGCTCAGGCGACAACCGTTGCTCTATCGAGAGGGAGCGTTTGTCCTGGTCCATGCCGGGCTGTTGCCGCAATGGACGGTCGAAGAGGCGCAGCAACTTGCAGAAGAGGCCGAAACGGCGCTCCGCGGGGAGCAGTGGGCAGCGATGCTGAAGGCATTACTCACCAGCGGCCATGTGCAATGGGCATCCGACCTTGTCGGCCCGACCCGCTTCGCCGGCATCACGAAAGTCTTGACCAGACTGAGAACCTGTTCGAGCGACGGGGTCATGGAATCATCCTTCTCCGGACCACCTGAGCTGGCACCGGAAGGATTCCAGCCCTGGTTCGAGATTCCGGCAAGAAAACATGCATCCGCCACCATCGTGTGCGGCCATTGGGCGGCCCTGGGCCTGTGTCTCACAGCGAACCTGTTGGCGTTGGATAGCGGCTGCGTGTACGGAGGGCGGCTCACTGCCGTACGGTTGGAAGGCCGCGAGGTCTTTCAGGTGTCCTGCAGAGAATCGATGGGCCAGGGGACCGGTGTGAATGACTGA
- a CDS encoding NADPH-dependent 7-cyano-7-deazaguanine reductase: protein MPSKTRTSKTTRLGYNERHAKSGISTPLPDIETFPNQYRGYEITIVIPEYTAICPKTNLPDFGTITIHYMPDKACLELKALKMYIHAYRNLGIFYENAVNRILQDVVKACRPAWARVTGDFTARGGLSSKIEARYR, encoded by the coding sequence GTGCCGAGCAAGACGAGAACGTCGAAGACGACGCGATTAGGGTACAACGAACGTCATGCGAAGAGCGGCATTTCCACTCCGCTGCCGGACATTGAAACCTTTCCCAACCAATACAGAGGATACGAAATTACGATCGTCATTCCCGAGTACACGGCGATTTGCCCCAAGACCAATCTCCCGGACTTTGGAACGATCACCATCCACTACATGCCCGACAAAGCATGCCTCGAACTCAAAGCGCTCAAGATGTACATCCATGCCTACAGAAACCTGGGCATCTTTTATGAGAATGCAGTGAATCGTATTCTCCAGGATGTGGTGAAAGCCTGTCGCCCGGCCTGGGCTCGCGTCACCGGCGACTTCACTGCGCGCGGCGGACTGTCGAGCAAAATCGAAGCACGCTACCGTTAA